One region of Candidatus Bathyarchaeia archaeon genomic DNA includes:
- a CDS encoding SDR family oxidoreductase has protein sequence MGKNNKHVLICGEATSGKTNTLNAIRAGIFGLSKSLANELALYGILVNAVCPGWTLTRRVEELAKNRAKAEGTTSKEIINGWKDQVPLKRLAQPSEIADLVVFSASTRASYITGTAIQVDGGVMKGLL, from the coding sequence TTGGGGAAGAATAATAAACATGTTCTCATTTGTGGCGAAGCAACCAGCGGAAAGACTAATACTCTCAATGCAATTCGAGCCGGCATATTCGGCCTGTCAAAATCATTGGCAAACGAGTTGGCACTCTATGGCATACTGGTCAACGCCGTCTGCCCAGGATGGACATTGACAAGACGGGTGGAAGAATTGGCCAAAAACCGCGCGAAGGCGGAAGGCACAACTTCCAAGGAAATTATCAATGGCTGGAAAGACCAGGTTCCGCTGAAACGTCTGGCTCAGCCGAGCGAAATAGCAGATCTGGTTGTCTTCTCAGCATCCACGCGAGCAAGTTACATAACTGGAACTGCCATCCAAGTGGACGGCGGTGTCATGAAGGGTCTTCTCTAG
- a CDS encoding SDR family NAD(P)-dependent oxidoreductase, with product MSQEGAKVVICARNQNALKRAAKEIEAQAGNEILPVKADLMKPEEIKVLVNNAAKHFNKIDILINNTGGPPRQPSWSLQISSGKTSPTRYS from the coding sequence TTGTCACAAGAAGGCGCGAAAGTTGTAATCTGCGCCAGAAACCAGAATGCACTCAAAAGGGCTGCAAAGGAAATTGAGGCTCAAGCGGGAAATGAGATCTTGCCAGTTAAAGCCGATCTAATGAAGCCAGAGGAAATCAAGGTACTGGTTAACAACGCTGCCAAACACTTCAACAAAATTGACATCCTCATAAACAACACTGGAGGACCGCCCCGACAACCTTCGTGGAGTCTTCAGATCAGCAGTGGCAAGACATCTCCAACTCGCTATTCATAA
- a CDS encoding adenylate kinase family protein: MVTGTPGIGKTTISEKLAARLEALHIDIGELVKKERLTSGYDAKRQTLISDPARLAGRVNETMAKTRKTIIIDGHYGTELVPKDQVTKVFVLRCHPEQLKKRMQEKGFQGSKLKENLAAEILDVCLTSAITNVGPNKVCELNTTDKTSDAVVSEIISILKKKRHCALGIVDWLGQLEMEKSLGQYLQEF, translated from the coding sequence TTGGTCACTGGAACGCCCGGAATCGGCAAAACGACCATCTCGGAAAAGTTGGCAGCTAGACTTGAGGCTTTACATATTGACATTGGGGAACTGGTCAAAAAAGAAAGACTAACCAGCGGATATGACGCCAAAAGACAAACTCTCATCTCAGACCCGGCAAGACTTGCAGGGAGAGTCAATGAGACAATGGCAAAGACTCGAAAGACAATAATTATTGATGGACATTATGGCACGGAGTTGGTGCCCAAAGACCAAGTGACCAAAGTATTCGTCCTGCGATGTCACCCAGAGCAACTCAAAAAAAGAATGCAGGAAAAGGGGTTTCAGGGCTCAAAACTGAAGGAAAACCTCGCCGCAGAGATACTCGATGTCTGCCTAACTAGTGCAATAACGAATGTTGGGCCGAACAAAGTCTGCGAGCTGAACACCACCGACAAGACGTCAGATGCGGTTGTCAGCGAGATCATATCGATCTTGAAGAAAAAAAGGCATTGCGCGCTTGGAATCGTGGATTGGCTGGGCCAGCTTGAAATGGAAAAGAGTTTGGGCCAGTATTTGCAGGAGTTTTAA
- a CDS encoding response regulator, protein MDERARILVVDDDESIRKALSAVLEEKGYYVDTAESGNEAIQKSNANFYNLALIDIRLPDMEGTMLLKAMKDSIPPMVKIIVTGYPSLGNAMEAVNKGADAYLLKPVVMENVLKTIREYLKKQEEARKYSEDKVAEFIETRARELETETNITQGSR, encoded by the coding sequence TTGGATGAAAGGGCACGGATTCTTGTCGTCGACGACGATGAAAGCATAAGAAAAGCCTTGTCAGCGGTTCTAGAAGAAAAAGGGTACTATGTTGACACGGCTGAGAGCGGAAATGAAGCCATACAGAAATCTAACGCCAATTTCTACAACCTTGCGTTGATAGACATCCGACTACCTGATATGGAAGGCACGATGCTGCTAAAGGCTATGAAAGACAGTATTCCACCAATGGTCAAGATCATTGTCACGGGTTACCCTTCGTTGGGAAATGCTATGGAAGCAGTGAACAAAGGAGCCGACGCGTACCTACTGAAGCCGGTTGTTATGGAGAATGTTCTGAAAACTATCAGAGAGTACTTGAAAAAGCAGGAAGAAGCTAGAAAATACAGTGAGGACAAAGTCGCCGAGTTCATCGAGACCCGAGCAAGAGAGCTAGAAACAGAAACAAACATCACTCAAGGATCGCGGTAA
- a CDS encoding GIY-YIG nuclease family protein: MSISVPRLEALPAKGNYTLIIFLKASTDIKMAGRRYVSLKKGYYSYTGSALGSGATSLRKRVARHLRKKKNQHWHIDHLLASKRSKVIAVVAAASEMNKECEIASLLQRLEGATVPITGFGASDCKGRCRSHLMYFEKDIKPEAVADVYKSIFTDVRTLVASSPQPQLKV; the protein is encoded by the coding sequence GCGCTACCCGCCAAGGGAAACTACACTCTGATAATATTCTTGAAGGCTTCAACCGATATAAAGATGGCAGGGCGCCGTTATGTCAGCCTGAAGAAAGGCTACTATTCATATACTGGTTCGGCTTTGGGCAGCGGCGCGACAAGCCTCAGAAAAAGAGTTGCCAGACACCTTCGAAAGAAAAAGAATCAACACTGGCACATTGACCATCTTCTTGCAAGCAAGAGATCAAAAGTGATAGCAGTTGTAGCCGCAGCGAGCGAAATGAACAAGGAGTGTGAAATCGCCAGCCTTCTCCAACGCTTGGAGGGAGCGACTGTTCCAATCACGGGTTTCGGAGCATCTGACTGCAAAGGAAGATGCCGAAGCCACTTGATGTACTTCGAAAAAGACATAAAGCCAGAAGCAGTCGCCGACGTGTACAAGAGCATATTCACGGATGTCCGAACGCTTGTGGCATCCTCGCCGCAACCCCAATTGAAAGTGTGA
- a CDS encoding DUF420 domain-containing protein gives MTGLLGTRASLFSDIGLILEVMTTLFFTIGYFYERRRRKHCVVMGTAVTTNTLFVISYMISRLIREQVPAPPVQFASIYRMIVIPHGILSVLVLVLAVSQVFLAYRWRQKTGDVVGLGKRKNVHRNIGLATLALWYVSFLSGVIIYGILYAL, from the coding sequence TTGACTGGGCTTCTTGGGACTCGGGCTTCCCTGTTTTCGGACATAGGCCTGATTCTGGAGGTAATGACTACGTTGTTTTTCACAATCGGGTATTTCTATGAAAGGAGGAGAAGAAAACACTGCGTTGTAATGGGCACGGCTGTGACAACAAACACTCTTTTTGTGATCAGTTACATGATAAGCAGACTAATCAGAGAGCAAGTTCCTGCCCCACCGGTACAGTTCGCCTCGATTTATCGGATGATTGTAATTCCTCACGGCATACTTTCAGTACTAGTTCTCGTCCTTGCAGTTTCTCAGGTGTTTCTGGCTTATAGATGGCGACAGAAGACGGGAGATGTTGTTGGGTTAGGGAAGAGAAAGAATGTGCACAGAAATATCGGTCTTGCAACCCTCGCACTTTGGTATGTTAGCTTTCTGAGCGGAGTGATAATATATGGAATCTTGTACGCCCTCTAA
- a CDS encoding restriction endonuclease: protein MSTTSLMDNVVTYFRQKGYKIERDTLWEGKKSGLSHKFDLIIRKSNEQRLVWIRAWKRTVGVNMVINMDKAAEDVGIPGPIMISPQFSGHAKAYANRRGITLLTKREILQRLG from the coding sequence ATGAGCACCACGTCGCTGATGGACAACGTAGTGACCTATTTCCGCCAGAAAGGCTACAAAATAGAACGTGACACCCTTTGGGAAGGCAAGAAATCTGGGCTTTCCCACAAGTTCGACCTCATAATTCGAAAAAGCAACGAACAACGTCTTGTTTGGATCAGAGCCTGGAAGCGCACAGTAGGGGTGAACATGGTGATAAACATGGACAAAGCGGCTGAAGACGTGGGCATCCCGGGACCTATCATGATTTCACCGCAGTTCAGCGGTCACGCCAAGGCTTACGCAAACAGACGCGGCATCACGCTCTTAACCAAAAGAGAGATTCTTCAACGCCTAGGTTAA
- a CDS encoding DNA polymerase domain-containing protein yields MKKGFFTLNMLRGWILDVYPSAFGEVTVWIITEGGERVKFVDAFQPKIYVSGSVADLSKLIIELRSNESVAKWRFTEKFADLMHDKKAKVLEITLVDCRVRPHFARKILRLGRHEKYKLYNVDVPDVQAYLYEKSIFPLAYVGVAVQGKRLAYHLMDSVESVDYRLQPLRLLNLRVQIAKKKAFPSLGDTIDNIVLESSGREIFISEGDERQKLLDMVKAVQKEDPDIIFTEGGDSFLFPYLAHRALANGIFHSLILDRAGVPLRTERRSGTTFFSYGRVYFKAPAHRLYGRIHVDVQNTFVFSACGLQGLIEVSRTCGVPLHRAARASIGTIMSSLQLFQAIKDDILIPWKKSEPESYKSGWELLVADRGGFIFEPKLGIHDNVVEVDFTSMFPVLMATRNISAETILCKCCPDSSIRVPELGYNVCRKREGIIPKTLWLILGKRRLYKELRNETEDLELREIYDQRQSALKWILVTCFGYLGYKNSRFGKVDAHIAVCAFARDALLRTMRIAEQRGFEVIHGIVDSLWLKKEGADPRDYAELCGSVSREIGVPLNVEGRYRWIVFLPSKTHAGFPVLNRYYGAFDSRKIKLRGIEARRADTPKFIHDAQVDMIKILAKARNSEEFMQRIPEAIDVLRSYAKKLAEKRVEAKDLLIAKRLSLHPSEYSHDVLQAIAAKQLIKAGAKITAGQTVQYLITNSANKRANRRVKLAQLIDANTHYDLQKFMNLLFSSAANILGPFGYTTNDLYDLAVNCEGQKPLA; encoded by the coding sequence TTGAAAAAAGGTTTTTTCACTCTTAACATGCTACGTGGATGGATACTTGACGTATACCCTTCAGCTTTTGGCGAAGTTACTGTTTGGATCATTACTGAAGGTGGAGAGCGTGTTAAGTTCGTTGACGCATTTCAGCCCAAGATCTACGTATCGGGCAGCGTCGCTGATTTATCTAAACTAATCATCGAGTTGAGGAGTAACGAATCTGTTGCCAAGTGGCGTTTTACAGAAAAATTTGCAGATTTGATGCATGATAAGAAAGCCAAAGTATTGGAAATTACATTAGTGGATTGCCGCGTAAGACCTCATTTTGCACGTAAAATCCTGAGGTTAGGCAGGCATGAGAAGTATAAACTTTACAATGTTGATGTGCCTGATGTTCAGGCGTATTTGTATGAGAAGAGCATTTTTCCACTGGCTTACGTTGGAGTTGCTGTTCAGGGCAAGCGTCTGGCTTATCATTTAATGGACTCAGTTGAAAGCGTTGATTACAGGCTACAGCCACTTCGCCTACTCAACTTGCGGGTTCAAATTGCAAAGAAGAAAGCTTTTCCATCTCTAGGTGACACAATTGATAACATCGTTCTTGAATCCAGCGGTAGAGAAATCTTCATCAGTGAAGGCGATGAAAGGCAGAAGCTTCTTGACATGGTTAAGGCTGTGCAGAAAGAAGATCCGGACATTATTTTTACTGAAGGCGGCGATTCCTTTTTGTTTCCGTATCTGGCTCACCGTGCGCTTGCTAATGGCATTTTTCACAGTCTCATTTTAGACAGAGCTGGCGTCCCGTTGAGAACGGAAAGGAGAAGCGGAACAACTTTCTTTTCCTATGGTCGAGTCTACTTCAAAGCGCCTGCGCACAGGCTGTATGGACGCATACATGTTGACGTGCAAAACACGTTTGTTTTTTCCGCGTGTGGTTTGCAGGGTCTAATCGAGGTATCAAGAACTTGCGGGGTTCCGTTGCACAGGGCAGCGAGAGCTTCCATAGGTACAATAATGTCTTCACTGCAGCTATTTCAAGCAATCAAAGACGATATTCTTATCCCTTGGAAGAAAAGCGAGCCCGAATCATACAAGTCAGGCTGGGAGCTACTTGTAGCAGACCGAGGCGGATTCATCTTCGAGCCTAAGCTTGGGATACATGACAATGTGGTTGAAGTTGACTTTACCTCTATGTTTCCAGTGCTGATGGCCACCCGAAACATTTCGGCAGAAACAATCCTCTGCAAATGTTGTCCCGACTCGTCAATCAGGGTGCCTGAACTGGGCTACAACGTTTGCCGTAAACGAGAGGGTATAATTCCTAAGACATTGTGGCTTATTCTCGGAAAAAGAAGACTATACAAGGAGCTTAGAAACGAAACTGAAGACTTGGAGCTCAGAGAAATCTATGATCAGAGACAGAGTGCATTAAAGTGGATTCTTGTTACCTGTTTTGGGTACCTAGGCTACAAAAATTCTCGATTCGGCAAAGTTGATGCGCATATAGCGGTCTGTGCCTTTGCCCGTGATGCACTGCTAAGGACTATGCGAATCGCTGAGCAACGCGGGTTTGAAGTTATCCACGGGATCGTTGACTCTTTGTGGCTGAAGAAGGAAGGCGCCGATCCCAGAGACTACGCAGAACTATGCGGTTCGGTTAGCCGAGAAATTGGAGTGCCGTTGAACGTTGAAGGGCGATACAGGTGGATTGTCTTTTTACCCTCAAAAACTCACGCAGGTTTTCCAGTTCTGAATAGGTACTACGGGGCTTTTGACTCCCGAAAGATCAAGTTACGAGGAATCGAAGCCAGAAGAGCTGACACGCCCAAGTTCATTCATGATGCGCAGGTGGACATGATTAAGATTCTTGCCAAAGCGCGTAACTCAGAAGAGTTCATGCAAAGAATACCTGAAGCAATTGATGTGCTGCGAAGTTACGCTAAAAAGCTTGCTGAAAAAAGAGTTGAAGCTAAAGATTTATTGATAGCAAAGCGGCTTTCGCTGCATCCGTCTGAATATTCCCATGATGTTCTTCAAGCAATAGCAGCTAAGCAACTGATAAAGGCAGGTGCAAAAATAACAGCGGGACAAACAGTGCAATACCTGATAACCAATTCAGCAAACAAAAGAGCAAATCGACGAGTTAAGCTAGCTCAACTTATAGACGCCAACACTCACTACGACCTACAGAAATTCATGAACCTCTTGTTCTCATCTGCCGCAAACATTCTCGGTCCTTTTGGTTACACCACAAATGATCTTTATGACCTCGCTGTTAACTGTGAAGGACAAAAACCGCTTGCGTGA
- a CDS encoding DUF296 domain-containing protein: MEYVESKVGKMVFARLSENEDLLGTIIQVAVKAGVTSGFFMLIGTLKTARLGFFRKGKYETVEFRQPLEIVSCLGNVSAKEGKVFAHGHATVSDEKSRVFGGHVMPGCHIGVTGELVLVAASGIELFRKLDERTKLSFLSFSKSASEAKKRCSA; encoded by the coding sequence ATGGAGTACGTTGAATCAAAGGTTGGAAAGATGGTTTTCGCTCGACTATCTGAGAATGAAGACCTGTTGGGGACGATAATTCAGGTTGCGGTGAAAGCAGGAGTTACGTCAGGTTTCTTCATGCTCATAGGAACCTTGAAAACTGCAAGGCTTGGATTTTTCCGCAAGGGCAAATACGAGACAGTTGAATTTCGACAGCCCTTGGAGATTGTCTCTTGCCTCGGCAATGTTTCAGCAAAAGAGGGCAAAGTGTTCGCGCATGGACACGCTACTGTTTCCGATGAGAAAAGCAGAGTTTTCGGCGGTCATGTGATGCCTGGCTGCCACATTGGCGTTACAGGCGAACTCGTCTTGGTTGCGGCCAGTGGCATCGAGTTGTTCAGAAAGCTTGATGAAAGAACAAAGCTCTCCTTCCTGTCTTTTTCCAAGTCGGCTTCTGAGGCTAAGAAAAGGTGCTCCGCTTAG
- a CDS encoding YkgJ family cysteine cluster protein: MNDVVAEITIDPKVRRVVNVRRSDIPVTFKCQRCAVFCCRLGAPKLLRKDIERLEQAGHRAGDFLDRERGSIKSKEDGSCIFLSAEETSRFYKCAVHDFRPILCQLYPFRFENSTGNLCVLRVIPCCNGLNVRNGEIVGAKFAAMIADSALFEMIDAGMI, translated from the coding sequence ATGAACGATGTCGTCGCTGAAATCACGATCGATCCGAAGGTCAGACGAGTTGTAAATGTTAGGCGTTCTGACATCCCGGTGACGTTCAAATGCCAGAGATGCGCAGTTTTCTGCTGTAGACTTGGCGCTCCGAAACTTCTACGAAAAGATATCGAACGGCTTGAACAGGCAGGGCATCGTGCGGGTGATTTCCTTGACCGTGAACGTGGATCAATCAAGAGCAAAGAGGACGGCTCATGCATCTTTTTGTCTGCAGAGGAAACATCCAGATTCTACAAATGTGCTGTACATGACTTCAGACCGATTCTGTGCCAACTGTACCCTTTTCGGTTTGAGAATTCGACCGGGAACCTCTGCGTGCTTAGGGTGATTCCATGCTGCAACGGTTTGAACGTCAGAAACGGGGAAATCGTTGGTGCGAAGTTCGCAGCTATGATTGCTGACTCTGCCCTTTTTGAGATGATTGACGCAGGAATGATCTGA
- a CDS encoding DapH/DapD/GlmU-related protein, with the protein MRFISRKARVKGILEGESVILGPCSIGNKSLIGLNVIVGYPVRKKVQAFPFSENFALDKFDRISAGAKIGDNCIIRSGTIIYEDVVIGNWVETGHNVLIREGSTIGDKTRIGTSVKLDGVVKVGKNVSVQSNVYLPHLTEIENDVFLGPNVVLTNDPYPPSRRRMGILVEKGAVIGANACIVVPAKIGARSVVCAGALVTKDVPSGMVVLGAPAKPYITRDEYDRKTDKWEEGAR; encoded by the coding sequence ATGCGGTTCATATCTCGGAAAGCGCGCGTAAAAGGCATCCTCGAAGGAGAAAGCGTTATTCTCGGTCCTTGCTCAATAGGAAACAAGTCCTTAATTGGTTTGAACGTGATAGTTGGCTATCCGGTTAGAAAAAAGGTTCAGGCTTTTCCTTTCTCAGAGAACTTCGCGTTAGACAAGTTTGACAGAATAAGCGCTGGCGCCAAGATCGGTGACAACTGCATTATAAGGTCTGGCACAATAATTTACGAAGACGTGGTCATAGGCAACTGGGTTGAGACTGGGCACAATGTGCTAATCCGAGAGGGAAGCACAATAGGCGACAAGACACGTATCGGCACCTCTGTCAAACTTGACGGCGTGGTCAAGGTGGGTAAGAACGTGAGCGTACAATCAAATGTGTACCTTCCGCACTTGACTGAAATTGAGAACGACGTATTCCTTGGTCCTAACGTTGTCTTGACAAACGATCCCTATCCTCCAAGTCGTCGCCGTATGGGTATTCTTGTCGAGAAAGGTGCAGTGATAGGAGCAAATGCATGCATCGTAGTGCCAGCGAAGATCGGGGCAAGATCAGTTGTGTGCGCGGGCGCTTTGGTAACCAAGGATGTGCCATCGGGCATGGTTGTGCTCGGCGCTCCAGCAAAGCCGTACATCACAAGAGATGAGTACGACCGAAAGACGGACAAATGGGAAGAAGGAGCCAGATGA
- the rimI gene encoding ribosomal protein S18-alanine N-acetyltransferase yields MHVTIETATPRNLEELLKIERECFEAEAYTREHVLDLLNNRNAFTQIARVNGDAAGFVTGLVDSGEDVKAGHIVTIDVAVAYRRKGLGLTLLKEMENVLKKRGVKTIYLEVRVDNQAALKLYHKQGYVRTKSLKHYYSAGVHGLRMVKQL; encoded by the coding sequence ATGCACGTAACGATTGAGACCGCAACGCCACGGAATCTGGAAGAGCTGTTGAAAATAGAGCGTGAATGCTTTGAAGCTGAAGCCTACACCAGAGAACACGTATTAGATTTGCTGAACAACCGGAATGCTTTCACGCAAATAGCAAGAGTCAACGGTGACGCAGCGGGGTTCGTGACAGGACTTGTCGACAGTGGAGAAGACGTCAAAGCAGGCCACATTGTGACAATTGATGTAGCAGTTGCATACCGAAGAAAAGGATTAGGTCTGACTCTCCTTAAAGAAATGGAGAACGTGCTCAAGAAAAGGGGTGTCAAAACCATTTACCTAGAAGTTCGCGTTGACAACCAAGCAGCTTTGAAGCTCTATCACAAGCAAGGCTACGTAAGAACCAAGTCGTTGAAACACTATTACTCAGCTGGAGTTCACGGACTAAGAATGGTTAAACAGCTTTGA
- the cysS gene encoding cysteine--tRNA ligase, whose amino-acid sequence MSIRLYNTLTRKREIFKPLKDKEVKMFVCGLTVYDYLHLGHARTYSFYDTLARLLRYAGYKVTYLQNVTDIGHLLDSGEDRMIKKAREEKKHPLQIADFYYKHELEMFEKLRIQRPDLMPRATEHTEEIIEQVKTILRNGYAYVVDGSVYYDVSKFEDYGKLSRRKTEELIPGARVDVREEKQSPADFALWIKAPPEHIMKWPSPWSQGYPGWHIEDTAIAMKYFGPQYDIHGGAIELAFPHHEAEIAQAEATTGIKPYVKYWVHAGLLTINGQRMGRSMGNMVTVMDALTKHTAETLRMWIASTHYRKPLDYNEKDLDVAKAKVDRIISTLQRIEGNIEKAKTGEAKFSRQIVILERQFLKALKDDVNTPLALTRLFEIITLTNKQIDKREFSKADLEKAEKTIQKLGEFFQIIPEVKEEKASSEVSDLVEKREEARRRKNWTQADAIRDQVRKLGYIVEDTAEGSRVRRVKG is encoded by the coding sequence TTGTCGATCAGGCTCTATAATACGTTGACCCGAAAGCGCGAGATCTTCAAACCTTTGAAAGACAAAGAAGTGAAAATGTTTGTCTGTGGCTTAACTGTCTACGACTATTTGCACCTGGGTCACGCTCGAACCTACTCATTCTATGACACGCTTGCCAGACTCCTTAGATACGCGGGTTACAAAGTCACCTATCTGCAGAACGTAACCGACATAGGTCACCTACTCGACTCGGGTGAAGACAGAATGATCAAGAAAGCCCGAGAAGAAAAGAAGCACCCGCTCCAGATCGCAGACTTCTACTACAAACACGAATTGGAGATGTTTGAGAAGCTGAGAATCCAGAGGCCAGACCTTATGCCACGCGCCACTGAACACACTGAAGAGATCATAGAACAAGTCAAAACAATCTTGAGAAATGGCTACGCCTACGTCGTCGATGGCTCGGTCTACTACGATGTCTCAAAATTCGAAGACTACGGAAAACTGTCTAGGAGAAAAACAGAAGAACTCATCCCTGGCGCCCGAGTTGATGTTAGAGAAGAGAAACAAAGCCCCGCTGACTTCGCACTGTGGATAAAGGCTCCACCAGAACATATAATGAAATGGCCTTCACCATGGTCTCAAGGCTACCCTGGATGGCATATCGAAGACACAGCCATAGCCATGAAGTACTTTGGTCCTCAGTACGATATACACGGCGGCGCTATAGAGCTGGCCTTTCCACACCACGAAGCCGAGATTGCTCAGGCTGAGGCTACAACTGGAATCAAGCCTTACGTGAAATACTGGGTGCATGCGGGTTTGTTAACTATCAATGGGCAGAGGATGGGCAGATCTATGGGCAATATGGTCACAGTTATGGATGCTCTTACCAAGCACACGGCTGAAACCTTGAGGATGTGGATAGCATCGACTCATTATAGGAAACCCCTGGACTACAACGAGAAAGACTTGGATGTAGCCAAGGCTAAAGTTGACAGAATCATCTCGACATTGCAGAGAATAGAAGGAAACATTGAAAAGGCAAAAACAGGCGAAGCTAAGTTCTCCCGACAAATAGTCATATTAGAAAGACAATTTCTCAAAGCCTTGAAAGACGACGTGAATACGCCTCTTGCCCTGACTCGCTTATTCGAGATAATAACACTGACCAACAAACAAATAGACAAGAGGGAGTTCTCAAAAGCAGACCTCGAAAAAGCAGAGAAAACGATCCAAAAACTCGGAGAATTCTTTCAGATCATCCCAGAAGTGAAAGAGGAAAAAGCGTCAAGCGAAGTCTCAGATCTGGTTGAGAAAAGAGAGGAAGCTCGAAGAAGGAAAAACTGGACGCAAGCCGACGCGATAAGAGACCAAGTCAGGAAACTGGGCTACATAGTTGAAGACACTGCTGAAGGATCAAGAGTCAGAAGAGTTAAAGGTTAG
- a CDS encoding winged helix-turn-helix domain-containing protein translates to MMNRGRIEIMAHILSFCVQARLKTQVMYNTNITFRQFETYEILLSSQGLLAREGGRFMTTEKGHRFVHAFNQLQSTLEDVPGRIAGNGLLVSARQSTPATSVLAVR, encoded by the coding sequence ATGATGAACCGTGGACGAATCGAAATCATGGCGCATATACTGTCGTTCTGTGTTCAAGCTAGATTAAAAACACAAGTCATGTACAATACCAACATCACCTTTCGACAGTTTGAAACTTATGAGATATTGCTCTCATCCCAAGGCCTGCTTGCTCGAGAGGGAGGCAGATTCATGACAACTGAAAAGGGCCACAGGTTTGTCCATGCCTTTAATCAGCTTCAAAGCACGCTTGAAGACGTCCCGGGTCGAATTGCTGGCAACGGTTTACTTGTCTCAGCTAGACAAAGCACGCCTGCAACTAGTGTACTGGCAGTCAGATAG